AAAAGTTGCAAAGAGAACGAGAGGCTCTCACGAATGCAAAACTTGGCCCCAAACTCCTTCTCCAGTAGTTCATCGAAATTCAAAAGTAGAGCTTGGCATTCCCCGAATATAGAGCTGTCCAACTCAGGCATCGAGCGGTGCTCAATCTTATTTCGTAACGGGATGAAAAATTCTAGATTCTTCCTAACGGGATTTCCACTGTCGTTCCCGTAATACCGGCGGAGGCACTCATCCAATTCCCAATGTTTGAAATCACCTTCGATTCTTTCAAACCTCCTGTTCGGTTTCCGATAGAACGGCTTGATTTTTCTCCTGAAAAAGACGGCGTGGAGCAACGATGTCCAAGCAATAACCATGAGGCAAATGTAACCACCGGATTTGAAGTTTACAGCAGGCTTGTTGTAAATCTCCACGGCAAGCAGGGCCGAATCCGTCGCCTTTTCAAGGGACATTCTTACTTGCCTTGGCAGTCCTCTCATACGCTTTGTCAGTGGGCGAGTAGATATTTAACATTTCAAATTCGCACCGGAATATTCTGCTTCGCCAAAAACTGTTTCACCTCGCCGACGGTGTAAGTGCCGAAGTGGAAAATACTCGCGGCGAGGACGGCGTCTGCTTTGCCTTCGAGCAGCACCGCAGCCATGTGCTCCAAACTGCCCGCGCCACCACTGGCCACGACCGGCACGCCAACCGATTCGCTGACTCGGCGCGTGATGACGAGATCGAAGCCCGCTTTCGTGCCGTCGGCGTCAATCGAGTTCAGCACGATTTCGCCCGCACCGAGCGACACAGCGCGTTTCGCCCACTCGACCGCGTCGAGGCCGGTGGCTTTGCGTCCACCCTGAGAGAAGACCTCCCATTTGTCCGGCGCCACTTTTTTGCAGTCGATGGAAACGACGATGCACTGGCTGCCGAATTTTTCCGCGCCGGCGCAAATGAGACCGGGCGTGGCCAGCGCCGCGGAGTTGATGCTGACCTTGTCCGCGCCCGCGCGCAGCATTGATTGCATGTCATCCACCTCGCGGATGCCACCGCCGACCGTGAGCGGCATGAAACACTTTTCGGCGACGTGTTCGATGACCTCGACCATCGTCTTGCGTCCGTGCGCGCTGGCGGTGATGTCGAAGAACACCATTTCGTCGGCGCCCTGTTCGTTGTAGCGCAGGGCGAGCTCGACCGGATCACCGACGTTTCGCAGTTCGCCGGCTTCGGCCTTGCCGAACCGGACGCCGCGGGTGACACGGCCGTCATGCACGTCGAGGCACGGGATGACGCGTTTGGCTAGCATGTGTCAAATCATCAACTGTCGGGTCGCGACATATAGGAGTCGCTCTCTTTGATGACAAGCAATATAAAACCCGTGAGGGAAACCCCATCGTCCGCCGGCCTGGCCGGGCTGCTTGGCTCTCCGGGAAATAATGTGTGACAGACTGCATCAAGTCGGGCTCTTCTCCCCGTAATTGATGGTCATCACGCCACCGAGCAGGTTCACGACACGGACACTGGCGCAGTTCAGCTCGCGCATTTTCGCCGCCACGCCCTGCTGGGCCGGGTAGTGTTTCAGCGATTCCAAAATGTACGCGTGCGTTTGCGCGTCGCCGCAGAACATTTTCCCGAACAACGGCACGAAAGTTTTCAAATAGCCGAAGTAGAGTGAACGCCAAAGCGCATGGTCCGGCTTGCCGAAATCGAGCGCGAGCAGGCGTCCGCCAGGCTTCGCGACACGCCACATTTCGCGCAATCCTTGTTCGAACTTCGCAAGGTTTCGCAGACCATAAGCCACGGTCACAATGTCGAAGCTCGCGTCGGGGAAAGGAATATTCATCGCGTCGCCGCGCACGAATTGCAGATTGGCCGCGGGACGCGCGGAGACGGATCGCCGGGAGCTCCGGTCCTGCGCGACCGACAGCATCGACGCGCTGAAATCCAGTCCGACGACTTTCACGCCTTCTTTCGCCAGCGCGAAGGCCACATCGCCGGTGCCGCAGCAGAGATCGAGCGCGAACGCGCCGGGTCGGGGCCCGGCGAGCAGAACCAGCCGCCGCTTCCAGCCGCGATGCATTCCAAGGCTCTGAAGGTCATTGATGACGTCGTAATGGCGCGCGATGGCGGCGAACAGGTCGTGAACCCTGGAGGCGCGTTGTTCGCCCGGTTCATAAAACTTGTTTGCCATGCGCGGCCAGAGTAACACAAAGGCGGACCGGACACAGTTCTGATCCCCGGTGGAAGCCATCGGAGAATGCCGATGGCCGCGTTCAGTATTAAGCCGGGGTTGCTTTGATCTGGCCCAATGCGGTAACGTCTGGCCGGTGAAACGGAAAATGACGGGTTAGAGCACCTCGGTCTCGACAAAGGCACCTAATTCAGCAAATATTGCCGCCGCGATGGCCGCGACTTTGACCCCAAACGAAGAAGCTCAATTGTTGCAAACAATTGAGATGTTTGAGGTCATCACCCAGTCACAGCCGCTGGATTACCAGTCGTTGGAAATCCTCAAGGAGGCGTATTTCAAACTCGGGCGGCAAAAGGAAGTCGTCAACACCTCCAAACGCATCGCCCAGGCTTATGTCCAGTTGGGACAGTTGTCTTCCGCGATTCTGGAATACGAAAGCATTCTTCAGCGTTACCCGGACGACCCCGACGTGCAGGCGGCGCTGGCGGAAATCGAAAGCAAGGCGAGCAGTTTCGCTGCTCCCGCCGCCGTGCCCCAGGAGACCGAGGCGGCGGAGAGGGCCGCGGTCGGAAGGAAGGCGAAGGAACGGAAAGGGCCGGCGGAGATTGATGACGGCAAGCTGGCGATGCAAAAAATTTTTGTGGACGGCAAGTTGATCTCGGCGGGCGATTTTAACACGTTCTGGCACACGCCGGACCTGCACGACCCACCTGGAACGGTTTCCGACCCGTTCATTCAGCTGCTGGCGGACAAAGGGCTGGTGCCGCTGGAAAAATCGTTGAAACTGGTATCTGAACGTTCCCGGCTGGGATTTTTGCCGCTCGAAAAATACGACCTCGACATCGACCTGTCCCGAAGTTTTCCGCGCGATGTTTGCCAGCGCTGGTGTGTTCTGCCGTTCGACCGGATGAGCAAGTCCGTCCTGGTCGCCACGGCCAACCCGTTCAACAAACAGGCGGTTTGGGACCTTGAAAACGCGACCAAAAGCAGGCTGTTGTGGTATATCTGCCCGCCGGCGGAACTGGTGAAGGCCGTTCGAAAGGCGTTTCGCTGACCGTTAATCGTTTATGCCGCCCATCAAGAGTTTTGGAGAACGCATCGCCGACGCCCTGGTCGAGGATGGCCTGCTTTCGACCAACCAGGTCGAGGAACTTCTCGACCTGCAGAAGAAGGAAGGCACCCGCCTGCTCAAGCTGATCCTGGAAAAATCCTACGTCGGCGAGGTGGACATGGTCGTGTCCATGGGCCGCGTCCTCAACGTGCCGCCGGTCAACCTGGCTCGCATCGCGATCCCCCAGGAAATCGCTGCATTGGTCCCGCGCGAAATGGCCACCAACCACAAGGTGCTGCCGGTTTCCCGACTCGACAACAAGGTTTTCCTGGCAATGGCCGATCCGCTGAATGTGCTCGCGCTCGACGACGTGAAACGCACCACGCGGCTGGAGGTCATGCCGATGATCGCCTCCGAAAAGTCCATCCTGGACAAGTTGAACAACCTCGACAGCGTCCGCAGCACGATGGAGGACATCATCCAGGACGCCCAGCGCCAGGCCGAGGATGACGCGGACGCGGACACACTGGAGATCTCCCGCGAAGTGGCCGAGGAGATGAACCTTGACCAGCTGGCGGCTTCCACGGAGGAGGCGCCCGTCATCAAACTGGCCAACCTCATCATCGTTCAGGCCATCAAAGACCGTGCGAGTGATATCCACATCGAGCCTTTCGAGAAAACCGTCCGTTTGCGTTACCGCATAGACGGGTCGCTCGCGGATGTGACGCCGCCGCCCAAGAACATGCAGGTGGCGCTGACATCGCGGCTCAAGATCATGAGCAACCTCGACATCGCCGAACGCCGTCTGCCGCAGGACGGACGCATGCGCGTCAAGGTCGGCGGGCGCGACATCGATCTGCGCGTCTCCTTTTTGCCCACGGTTCACGGCGAGAAATGCGTGCTGCGTATTCTCGACAAGTCGAACCTCTCCGCCAGCCTGGACAAACTCGGCCTGGATCAGGACACGTTCCGCCGCTTCAAAGCCGCCGTCGATGCGCCGCACGGGTTGATTCTTGTCACCGGACCGACCGGCTCCGGAAAGACCACCACCCTTTACTCGGCGTTGAACGAACTCAACAGTCCGGAATACAACATCATCACGGTCGAGGATCCGGTCGAGTTTCAGATTCCCGGGATCAATCAGGTGCCGACAAAAAAAGAGATCGGACTGACCTTCGCCAACGCCCTGCGCTCGATTTTGCGCCAGGATCCGGACATCGTCATGATAGGCGAAATCCGCGACCAGGAGACCGCCGAGATCGCCGTCGAGGCCGCCCTCACGGGCCATCAGGTTTTGAGCACGATGCACTGCAACGATGCACCGGGCGCCATCGCGCGTCTTGACGACATGGGCATCGCCCCGTTTCTGATTTCCTCATCGGTCATCCTCTCCTGCGCCCAGCGTCTTGTGCGGCGCGTCTGCTCGGTTTGCAAAGAGCCGGTTACCTATCCTCCGAAGATGTACGAGGATCTGGGTATTGACCCGGCTTTTTTCGAGGGTGTACATCTTTACCGGGGGCGGGGATGTGAGCGTTGCAAAAACACCGGTTATTCCGGGCGCGCTGCCATCATTGAGGTCATGACCGTGACGGACGAGATCCGCAAGCTCGTGATTCAACGGGCCAGCGCGCACGAAATCGGCAAAGTAGCCATCGCCCTTGGTATGCAGACGCTGCGCATGGCCGCGCTCAACAAGGTGCGTGAGGGCGGCACAACGCTCGAACAGACTTTGGTGGCAACCGCCAGTTATTGAGCCGAAACCGCGGCCGGACAGGTTTCGACGGGCGACCACCGCACCACACATCCCGCCCGCGGCCCGTCTGGTCGGTTTGCAACGCTCCTTGTTTTTATTCACGTATGCTTGAACTGGAAGCAGCCCTAAACCAAATCCTTTCCGCAGTTCAACCGCTCGAGCACGAAATTGTGGCACTCGCTGGCGCCGCGGGCCGGATAGCTGCGGAGCCGGTAATGTCACCAATTGATTTGCCGGCCTTCGATAACTCTGCGATGGACGGTTACGCGGTGCGCGCCGCTGATCTGACGAATGCATGTGCAGACCGACCTGTCGCCCTGCGATTGACGGGGAAGATCGCCGCCGGCGAAGTGCTCAGCGGCGAGGTGGAGGACGGGACCTGCGTGCGGCTGTTTACCGGATCGCCGTTGCCGACGGGCGCCGACGGGGTTGTCATGCAGGAAGACACCCGGCCCGACCAGGAGCATCCGGACCGGATCTGGTTTTCCGGCGCCGTGACGCCATGGGAAAATGTTCGGCTTCGAGGCGAGGACGTCAAGGGCGGTGCGAAACTTGTGGAAGCAGGGGCCAGGATCGGCGCCGGCCATGTCGCGTTGCTCGCCGCGGCGGGTGTGAGGGACGTCAAAGTCGGCCGGAAACCGCGCGTGGCCGTGCTGGCCACCGGCAGCGAATTATTTGAAAATGGCCGGCCATTGCCACCCGGAAAAATCTACGAGAGCAACCGCGTCATGCTGGCGACACTGCTGATGCGTGTCGGTGCTGTTCCCGAAATCTTTCCACTGGTGTCCGACACGCTCGAGGCGACGCGATTCAATCTTGAAAAGGCACTGACGGAGTGCGACGCGGTGATTACCTCCGGGGGTGTATCGGTCGGCGAATATGATTTCGTGAAGGCGGCCTTCGAAGATCTGGGCGGCACAATCGCATTTTGGAAAATCTCCATCCGGCCCGGTAAACCATTCGTTTTTGGCCGCGCCGGTGGGAGATTTTTGTTCGGTCTGCCCGGCAATCCGGTTTCCGCGTTGGTGACTTTTCTCCTGTTGGCGCGTCCCGCTCTCGCACGGATGCAAGGCGCCACGGAACTCGAACTGCCGAAGTTACCCGGCCTGTTG
This genomic window from Candidatus Angelobacter sp. contains:
- the hisF gene encoding imidazole glycerol phosphate synthase subunit HisF produces the protein MLAKRVIPCLDVHDGRVTRGVRFGKAEAGELRNVGDPVELALRYNEQGADEMVFFDITASAHGRKTMVEVIEHVAEKCFMPLTVGGGIREVDDMQSMLRAGADKVSINSAALATPGLICAGAEKFGSQCIVVSIDCKKVAPDKWEVFSQGGRKATGLDAVEWAKRAVSLGAGEIVLNSIDADGTKAGFDLVITRRVSESVGVPVVASGGAGSLEHMAAVLLEGKADAVLAASIFHFGTYTVGEVKQFLAKQNIPVRI
- a CDS encoding class I SAM-dependent methyltransferase, with translation MANKFYEPGEQRASRVHDLFAAIARHYDVINDLQSLGMHRGWKRRLVLLAGPRPGAFALDLCCGTGDVAFALAKEGVKVVGLDFSASMLSVAQDRSSRRSVSARPAANLQFVRGDAMNIPFPDASFDIVTVAYGLRNLAKFEQGLREMWRVAKPGGRLLALDFGKPDHALWRSLYFGYLKTFVPLFGKMFCGDAQTHAYILESLKHYPAQQGVAAKMRELNCASVRVVNLLGGVMTINYGEKSPT
- a CDS encoding tetratricopeptide repeat protein, which produces MQTIEMFEVITQSQPLDYQSLEILKEAYFKLGRQKEVVNTSKRIAQAYVQLGQLSSAILEYESILQRYPDDPDVQAALAEIESKASSFAAPAAVPQETEAAERAAVGRKAKERKGPAEIDDGKLAMQKIFVDGKLISAGDFNTFWHTPDLHDPPGTVSDPFIQLLADKGLVPLEKSLKLVSERSRLGFLPLEKYDLDIDLSRSFPRDVCQRWCVLPFDRMSKSVLVATANPFNKQAVWDLENATKSRLLWYICPPAELVKAVRKAFR
- the glp gene encoding gephyrin-like molybdotransferase Glp, translated to MLELEAALNQILSAVQPLEHEIVALAGAAGRIAAEPVMSPIDLPAFDNSAMDGYAVRAADLTNACADRPVALRLTGKIAAGEVLSGEVEDGTCVRLFTGSPLPTGADGVVMQEDTRPDQEHPDRIWFSGAVTPWENVRLRGEDVKGGAKLVEAGARIGAGHVALLAAAGVRDVKVGRKPRVAVLATGSELFENGRPLPPGKIYESNRVMLATLLMRVGAVPEIFPLVSDTLEATRFNLEKALTECDAVITSGGVSVGEYDFVKAAFEDLGGTIAFWKISIRPGKPFVFGRAGGRFLFGLPGNPVSALVTFLLLARPALARMQGATELELPKLPGLLTQPLANTGDRRHFMRVAVDESGRVRPAGTQASHILSSLADANGLVDVPPATVMSAGTSVSVLRWEW
- a CDS encoding ATPase, T2SS/T4P/T4SS family; translation: MPPIKSFGERIADALVEDGLLSTNQVEELLDLQKKEGTRLLKLILEKSYVGEVDMVVSMGRVLNVPPVNLARIAIPQEIAALVPREMATNHKVLPVSRLDNKVFLAMADPLNVLALDDVKRTTRLEVMPMIASEKSILDKLNNLDSVRSTMEDIIQDAQRQAEDDADADTLEISREVAEEMNLDQLAASTEEAPVIKLANLIIVQAIKDRASDIHIEPFEKTVRLRYRIDGSLADVTPPPKNMQVALTSRLKIMSNLDIAERRLPQDGRMRVKVGGRDIDLRVSFLPTVHGEKCVLRILDKSNLSASLDKLGLDQDTFRRFKAAVDAPHGLILVTGPTGSGKTTTLYSALNELNSPEYNIITVEDPVEFQIPGINQVPTKKEIGLTFANALRSILRQDPDIVMIGEIRDQETAEIAVEAALTGHQVLSTMHCNDAPGAIARLDDMGIAPFLISSSVILSCAQRLVRRVCSVCKEPVTYPPKMYEDLGIDPAFFEGVHLYRGRGCERCKNTGYSGRAAIIEVMTVTDEIRKLVIQRASAHEIGKVAIALGMQTLRMAALNKVREGGTTLEQTLVATASY